The following coding sequences are from one Triticum aestivum cultivar Chinese Spring chromosome 5A, IWGSC CS RefSeq v2.1, whole genome shotgun sequence window:
- the LOC123103086 gene encoding calcium-dependent protein kinase 25, giving the protein MGQCCTNGAGQAAAADAAAEAEPPAPPKTPRGDNAPTNDGPAPAPGAAEAEPASAATKADPNAKPPGPVGEVLGRPIEDVRATYTIGEELGRGQFGVTYLCTHTETGEKLACKTIAKRKLSGAEDVEDVRREVEIMRHLSGQPNIVDLRGAYEDKHNVHLVMELCAGGELFDRIIAKGHYTERAAASLLRSVVGTVHTFHSMGVMHRDLKPENFLMLNRDESSPIKATDFGLSVFFKEGEVFKDIVGSAYYIAPEVLKRKYGHEADVWSMGVMLYIFLSGVPPFWAENENAIFTAILRGEVDFVSEPWPNISPGAKDLVRKMLHINPKDRLTATQVLNHPWIKEDGDAPDTPLDNVVLDRMKQFVAMNQFKKAALRVIAGCLSEEEIKGLKEMFKSIDKDNSGTITLEELKNGLAKQGNKFSDHEIQQLMEAADADGNGLIDYEEFVTATVHMNRMDREEHLYTAFQYFDKDNSGYITKEELEQALQEQKLFDAEEFKDVIAEADSDNDGRIDYSEFVAMMRKGTGGAEPSNPKKRRDLVL; this is encoded by the exons ATGGGCCAATGCTGCACAAACGGAGCCGGGCAGGCTGCCGCTGCCGACGCGGCGGCCGAGGCAGAGCCGCCGGCGCCCCCAAAGACGCCGCGCGGGGACAACGCACCGACCAACGATGGCCCGGCTCCTGCTCCTGGCGCCGCCGAGGCCGAGCCCGCCTCTGCGGCAACCAAGGCGGACCCCAATGCCAAGCCGCCGGGCCCCGTGGGCGAGGTGCTCGGGCGGCCCATAGAGGACGTGCGCGCGACCTACACCATCGGCGAGGAGCTCGGGCGCGGCCAGTTTGGCGTGACCTACCTGTGCACCCACACGGAGACGGGGGAGAAGCTGGCGTGCAAGACGATCGCGAAGCGGAAGCTGTCGGGCGCGGAGGACGTGGAGGACGTCCGGCGCGAGGTGGAGATCATGCGCCACCTCTCCGGCCAGCCCAACATCGTGGACCTCCGCGGCGCCTACGAGGACAAGCACAACGTGCACCTGGTGATGGAGCTGTGCGCCGGCGGGGAGCTCTTCGACCGGATCATCGCCAAGGGGCACTACACggagcgcgccgccgcctcgctgctCCGGTCCGTGGTCGGGACCGTGCACACCTTCCACTCCATGGGGGTGATGCACCGGGACCTCAAGCCGGAGAACTTCCTGATGCTCAACCGGGACGAGTCGTCGCCCATCAAGGCCACCGACTTCGGCCTCTCCGTCTTCTTCAAGGAAGGCGAGGTGTTCAAGGACATCGTCGGCAGCGCCTACTACATCGCCCCGGAGGTGCTCAAGCGCAAGTACGGCCACGAGGCCGACGTCTGGAGCATGGGCGTCATGCTCTACATCTTCCTCTCCGGCGTCCCTCCCTTCTGGGCGGAGAATGAGAACGCCATCTTCACCGCCATTCTGCGCGGTGAGGTCGACTTCGTCAGCGAGCCGTGGCCCAACATCTCCCCCGGAGCCAAGGATCTTGTCAGGAAGATGCTCCATATCAACCCCAAGGACAGGCTTACGGCCACCCAAGTCCTCA ACCACCCATGGATCAAGGAAGACGGAGACGCCCCCGACACGCCGCTCGACAACGTCGTTCTGGACAGGATGAAGCAGTTCGTGGCCATGAACCAGTTCAAGAAAGCCGCACTGAGA GTCATTGCCGGGTGCCTGTCAGAGGAGGAGATCAAGGGGCTCAAGGAGATGTTCAAGAGCATCGACAAGGACAACAGCGGCACCATCACCCTCGAAGAGCTCAAGAACGGGCTGGCCAAGCAGGGCAACAAGTTTTCGGACCATGAAATTCAGCAACTGATGGAAGCA GCCGATGCCGACGGCAATGGATTGATCGACTACGAGGAGTTCGTCACCGCGACGGTGCACATGAACAGAATGGACAGGGAAGAGCACCTCTACACCGCGTTCCAATACTTCGACAAGGACAACAGTGG GTACATCACAAAAGAAGAGCTGGAGCAGGCCTTACAAGAGCAGAAGTTGTTCGACGCCGAGGAATTCAAGGATGTCATTGCCGAAGCCGATTCCGACAAC GATGGGAGGATAGACTATTCAGAGTTCGTGGCGATGATGAGGAAAGGAACGGGCGGTGCGGAGCCATCGAACCCGAAGAAGAGGCGAGACCTAGTCCTATAG